From Tachypleus tridentatus isolate NWPU-2018 chromosome 8, ASM421037v1, whole genome shotgun sequence, a single genomic window includes:
- the LOC143222931 gene encoding G-protein coupled receptor moody-like yields the protein MTTTEFLLLNLTTIKDIYNTSEIRKNPTEFNYFAAFLIIVLSIVGLCGNALTVFALWKYPRVRGPTANFIISLCVADFLYCAWNLPFTVSEYIIQKWIYGDIFCILYPFVQYANSALSLLLVTAITINRYILIAHKNVYEKIYQKRFIALMIVIIWIFTFSLLVPTLAGVWGRFGYDEKLLACSIVEINGHSPKAFLFIIGFIIPTFTIIFCYARIFWIVKRSSKRLRSHNTGEIKKQKDRNTKKREEEWRLTRMILTIFCSFILCFLPQTVIKVTDKNVRYPILHTLGYILIYTSSCINPIIYGVTNKQYREAYKSVLCGTKPKRTSVLYNVSPSNENSSSQNTPHSNISQSTKGSEIKEQV from the exons ATGACAACTACcgagtttttgttattaaacttaacaacaataaaagacaTTTATAACACATCTGAAATACGAAAAAATCCAACAGAATTCAATTACTTTGCCGCTTTTCTCATTATTGTTCTAAGTATTGTCGGTCTTTGCGGCAATGCACTAACAGTTTTTGCTTTATGGAAATACCCGCGTGTGCGTGGTCCAACTGCCAACTTCATCATCAGTTTATGTGTTGCTGACTTTTTGTACTGTGCCTGGAACCTTCCGTTTACTGTCTCGGAATACATCATTCAAAAATGGATATATGGAGATATTTTCTGTATCTTATATCCCTTTGTGCAATATGCTAATTCAGCCTTGTCCTTGCTGCTCGTCACAGCAATCACTATAAACCGGTATATACTTATTGCCCACAAAAATGTGTACGAAAAAATTTACCAAAAACGCTTTATCGCTCTCATGATTGTGATAATTTGGATTTTTACGTTTTCTTTATTGGTGCCAACATTGGCTGGCGTGTGGGGGCGTTTTGGTTATGACGAGAAGCTCTTAGCCTGTTCTATTGTTGAAATCAACGGACATTCGCCTAAAGCTTTTCTCTTTATCATTGGCTTCATTATTCCTACTTTTACCATCATATTCTGCTATGCCCGTATTTTTTGGATTGTGAAGAGGAGCTCCAAGCGTCTTCGTAGCCACAATACAGGAGAAATTAAGAAGCAAAAGGATCGAAACACAAAGAAACGAGAAGAAGAATGGCGCCTCACCAGAATGATTCTCACCATCTTCTGTTCGTTTATACTTTGCTTCCTTCCTCAAACAGTCATCAAG GTGACTGATAAAAATGTCAGGTATCCTATTCTACACACTCTGGGATACATCCTTATCTATACAAGCTCTTGCATCAACCCAATTATATATGGAGTCACCAACAAGCAATACAGAGAAGCATACAAGTCAGTACTATGTGGAACAAAACCGAAACGAACAAGTGTGTTATATAATGTGTCTCCGTCTAATGAAAACAGTAGTTCTCAAAATACTCCACATTCTAATATCTCTCAGTCTACCAAAGGTTCTGAAATTAAAGAACAAGTGTGA